ACTCTACTGATACTATTAAAACAAGAGTTCAGAATATTGGTATTTTTACAAATAAAAAATTTTCTCCTGCTACTTATATCAAACAGGTAAATATGTTGGATTCTTTAGGGAACAAGACTGTAATAAGTGAATTTGATATCGACTATATGGAAGTTACAGACCCTCAGAATGTAGTGAGAAAGTTCACTTCTTCAACGTCACTTCGTCTTACTAAATATGATTTTGGTCTTATAGAAATATTATTTCAAGGGAAACTAAGTTGGTATAGAGATTACTTTTATATAGGATTAACGGGTTATAAAATGAATAAAACAGACTTTCTCATTAATAAGGCTGATGGAAAGGTGATTAATGAATCAGGCTTTTTTAACCCTGGTATTAAAAATAATCTCAAAGAAAAATTACAAGATCATCAGGATCTTGTGAGGTTAGTTGATAAATCTAAGAAGGAAGAAGATATTATAAAAGTGCTGGAGTTATATAACAACCAATAGAATACTAATACGTTGAAATTAATTTAGCTACTAAAAACTACAGAAATTTTGCTGTGGTTTTTTATTTTCCAATATACTAAAGACATTGCTCAATTTGTTCTGTAAAGATCATCTTGGGTTTGTAAGCTTACATTGAGCATACATCAAACCTCACAGGTTTCTGAAACCTGTGAGGTTTTTATTTACCCATTAGAATAAAGGTATTTCGTATTTACTTCATCATCATCTCAACCTCTTTTAAGATGCCATCAATAGATAACTTTGTTTTATTTTTAATTGTAAATGTATGATTGTCATTTGGAAATGGGCCTTAAATGAATGAGCCGTCATAATTTTCAAGCTGAATCTATTTAATTGAAAGAAAAAAGAAAAAAATGAATCAATGACTGAATTATGTGTTAAAATAATTTTAAAATCGCATATTTATAAAAATTAATCATATTATATCAAGGTGTTTTCTTACATTTATTCTATGAATTTTGAGAAAGTAGGACTTGTTTTGTCAGGAGGCGGTACCAAAGGCATCGCCCATGCGGGGGTATTAAAATTCTTGAAGGAAAAAAACGTAGACATAGATATTCTTTCCTGTTGCAGTGCAGGATCTATTGTGGGATGCCTTCATGCGGTAGGAAAGACGCCTGAAGAAATTCTGGAATTTTTCAATTCCGTTTATTTTTTTAACTGGAAACACTTTGCATTCAATCAACCAGGATTGGTTTCCTCTATTATTTTCAGAAACTATCTTAAGCCTATTTTTCATGATATGAAATTAGGGGATCTTGATATTGAAGTGAAAATTGTAGCCACAGAATTGGTTTCCGGTACCCAGAAGATTTTTGATAAGGATTTTGAAGTAGTGGATGCCATTATTGCCTCATGTTCTATTCCCGGAATTACTACACCTTATATTATTGGTGACGAAATGTATTGTGATGGGGGAGTGTTGAACAATTTTCCGGCAGATATCATCAGAGATGATTGTGATAAACTGATTGGAGTATTTGTTTCACCACCCAATGATGCTAAAATTAAAGATCTGAACTCAATTAAAGCCATTGTTTCCCGTTCTTATGATCTTCTTTCCTATAGAATCGAAAAAGTGAAATTTGACTACTGTGATTGGTTTATTTCTTCTCAAAAGCTATCTACTTACGGAACTTTTGAACGCGGAAAAGACCGTTTGGAGCAGATTTTTAATATTGGCTATAAAGCAGCCAAAGAAAGCTACGATGATAGCCGTTTTCTTACAGAATTAAGACAAGCCGGAACATAAATTCTATAATAAAAAAAGCAGGAGTACCGGAAGAGGGATGTTTTAAACTTGAAGCAACGTAAATTCGGCCTTGTGCAAAATTTCGTTGATTTAATATTTCGGAAGTTACTATTATAAAAATTTCTAACTTCTCTCTTCCAGATTCCTGCCGGAACTCAACTTAATATTAATTCTTGGTAATTACATACAATTTTACACCCATTTTATAATCTGTTTATTGGTGATGTCATTCTGAATATAACAAAGTGAAGGAAGAATCTAGTTATACGAGAGGTCCTTCCTTAAAATGATATATAATTATCGAATTTAATTCTTAACTATCTGGGCATCCTGACGTACAATTTCCTGGTCATTGGAATCGTAAACTACTAAGGTATAAGGAGCTTTTTTGGCAGAGTTGGTCAGGTAGTTTCTCCAAACCTGATAGCTGTGTCCATCATTACTAAAATTGAAATAATAATTTCCTCCACTACCATCAGGAATCAGCTCACCATCACTAATAATCATGCTGGGTTTAGCAGTAATTTTTGCACTGGCATTCCAGGATTGGTACAAGTATTTACCATTAGGCTGCTTATCAATTCTGATCTTAAATTTTTTAGTTTTAATAATCACGGTTTTTGGAACCTGTTGGAAAGCATGATAGGTAAGGGTATTGCTTTTTGAAAATTCAGGAGTTTCTTTAGCAGAAACAAAAGAGAACTGAGCTAAAGAAAAAGCTCCTAATAAGAAGTACTTAATCATATTATAATGGTTATTGGTTAACTGTTCAAACATCATCAAATATGAAGCCATTGTGTATGCTTTTTAATAGGGTATACACCTCAATGAAGAAAGAAATCTTCCAATATATTATTAAAAAAATAAGATTCCTAAGGAATGACAAACATGGTTTTTACTTACCATCTTTGCCATTTCATAGGAATCTCAACAATATATTTTTAATTTGAGATTTGAATTAATCCATATCAAGCAAATCTTAATTTTTCTGAACCGCAGTATAGCTCGCAAAAGCCTCTTCCAGGCTGTCAAATTTCCCTTTAAATTCGTCAATAGGGCAATCCTGAAGAATATTTCCTTTATGAATAAGAATCACTCTTGAACAAAGCGCTTCTACCTCCTGCATGATGTGTGTAGAAAGTAAAACCGTTTTTTGTTGCCCAATTTCTTTTATCACATTTCTGATTTCCAGAATCTGATTAGGATCAAGTCCATTGGTAGGCTCATCCAAAATTAATAAATCCGGTTGATGAATAATTGCCTGAGCTAATCCTACACGCTGCTTATAACCTTTGGAAAGCTGCCCGATTCTTTTGGATTTTTCCGGGGTAATTCCTACCAGTTCTATAACTTCATCTACCTTAGATTCAGGGATTTTGTGGATGTTGGCTACGAATTGAAGATATTCTTTCACATACATTTCCAGATATAATGGATTGTTTTCCGGGAGAAAGCCTATTTTCTTCTTGCTTTCAATCTCGTGCTGGGTAATGTTCTGGCCATTAAAGATAATTTCCCCTTCATCAATTTTCAGTGCCCCTACAATAGATTTCATCAGGGTGGATTTTCCAGCACCGTTAGGACCGAGAAGACCGATGATTTCATTTTTATCAATAGAAATGTTGATAGTATTTAAGGCAGTCTGTTCACCAAATTTTTTGGTTAAATTGTTTATCTGAAGCGGCATAATTTTTAATGTCTTTCTGCAAAAATAAAATAAAAAAACTCATTCAATGGAATGAGTTTCGCAATATTTATAAATTATAATTATTTTTTTGCTTTTTTCTTAGCTCCGGAAGCCGGAGTTGCCGTAGAAGCGGCACTTGCACCTCCTTTTTTAGCACCTTCATGATTGAGGGTAGAAACCTTATCATACATCGCGTATTTGCCGTTTGTTCTTCCAAAAACCTTATCAACCTGTTTTTGAGTTAAAA
This Chryseobacterium sp. G0162 DNA region includes the following protein-coding sequences:
- a CDS encoding ABC transporter ATP-binding protein, whose protein sequence is MPLQINNLTKKFGEQTALNTINISIDKNEIIGLLGPNGAGKSTLMKSIVGALKIDEGEIIFNGQNITQHEIESKKKIGFLPENNPLYLEMYVKEYLQFVANIHKIPESKVDEVIELVGITPEKSKRIGQLSKGYKQRVGLAQAIIHQPDLLILDEPTNGLDPNQILEIRNVIKEIGQQKTVLLSTHIMQEVEALCSRVILIHKGNILQDCPIDEFKGKFDSLEEAFASYTAVQKN
- a CDS encoding patatin-like phospholipase family protein → MNFEKVGLVLSGGGTKGIAHAGVLKFLKEKNVDIDILSCCSAGSIVGCLHAVGKTPEEILEFFNSVYFFNWKHFAFNQPGLVSSIIFRNYLKPIFHDMKLGDLDIEVKIVATELVSGTQKIFDKDFEVVDAIIASCSIPGITTPYIIGDEMYCDGGVLNNFPADIIRDDCDKLIGVFVSPPNDAKIKDLNSIKAIVSRSYDLLSYRIEKVKFDYCDWFISSQKLSTYGTFERGKDRLEQIFNIGYKAAKESYDDSRFLTELRQAGT